A single genomic interval of Flavihumibacter rivuli harbors:
- a CDS encoding DUF1801 domain-containing protein: MARPAKSNEAQVSDYIQGLNHPLKPLVLAIRDTVLETDPSIGEQVKWNSLSYYYTGEMKAFDPKTFQRDLLVINVHKADKVLLVFPTGARIPNGEGLLEGNYTDGRRMITYHSLEELQATRSDLQSVIRQWLDRLEK, translated from the coding sequence ATGGCAAGGCCAGCCAAAAGTAATGAAGCCCAGGTGAGCGACTATATACAGGGGCTAAACCATCCCCTCAAACCGCTTGTGTTGGCCATCAGGGATACCGTTTTAGAAACTGATCCCTCCATTGGTGAACAGGTTAAATGGAACTCCCTGAGCTATTACTACACTGGGGAAATGAAAGCATTTGACCCCAAGACATTCCAGCGCGATCTACTGGTCATCAATGTACATAAGGCCGATAAGGTCTTACTGGTATTCCCAACCGGGGCAAGGATACCCAATGGGGAAGGCCTGCTGGAGGGAAATTACACTGATGGCAGGAGAATGATCACCTATCATTCGCTCGAAGAGTTACAGGCCACCCGTTCAGACTTGCAATCCGTCATCCGGCAATGGTTGGACAGGTTGGAAAAATGA
- a CDS encoding DUF2268 domain-containing putative Zn-dependent protease (predicted Zn-dependent protease with a strongly conserved HExxH motif), with protein MRKTLLVIFLFCSIIRVFAQNTPSLNTPYFWLRDARNKVVARDTSGALQSIDNALNAGLFDLQAFTNSQTLTGAFSSEQHDHIRNRILANRSAIEKPSAIKVYTEDIDRFWNLFPSINHPDAEKIFLEEYILKGSKGLQTFYQIRMNSSLKQFIEKIRSIPSYYTSIRNASTQFKTMLPQFMAGAGKLEELYPASIFPPIYFLIGNLNNVGTADGFAGLLIGTEHLCRHSGVDSSELTPIDKMVLFDSSIAVPLILHEYVHFQQKNKPEKTLLDLCIMEGVADFITYLITGRYTNPEVYQYGFANEAAIWKNFTTEMTGENTDNWLFNTYNAQTGYPGNLGYFVGFRICESYYQQSADKKQAIRELMEIQDFNSILRLSKYPGGRIAH; from the coding sequence GTGAGAAAAACCCTCCTGGTCATTTTCCTCTTTTGCAGCATCATCCGGGTGTTCGCACAAAATACCCCATCACTCAATACACCCTATTTCTGGCTAAGGGATGCCCGCAACAAGGTAGTTGCCAGGGATACGAGCGGGGCACTGCAATCAATAGACAATGCCCTGAATGCGGGCCTTTTTGACCTACAGGCCTTTACCAATAGCCAAACGCTGACAGGCGCATTTTCGAGCGAACAGCATGACCATATCAGGAATAGGATCCTTGCCAACAGATCAGCTATTGAAAAGCCTTCTGCCATTAAGGTCTACACCGAGGACATTGACAGGTTCTGGAATCTATTCCCTTCCATTAACCATCCCGATGCTGAAAAAATTTTCCTGGAAGAATATATTCTCAAGGGTAGTAAAGGCTTGCAAACCTTTTACCAGATCAGGATGAACAGCAGCCTGAAACAATTCATCGAAAAGATCAGGTCGATCCCCTCCTACTACACCAGTATCAGGAATGCGTCCACCCAGTTCAAAACCATGCTTCCCCAGTTCATGGCAGGAGCAGGCAAACTGGAAGAACTCTATCCCGCTTCCATCTTCCCTCCCATTTATTTCCTGATCGGGAACCTGAACAATGTAGGGACGGCAGATGGGTTCGCAGGTTTGCTGATCGGCACAGAACACCTTTGCAGGCATTCCGGGGTAGACAGTTCAGAATTAACCCCAATTGATAAAATGGTCTTATTTGACAGCTCAATTGCCGTACCACTCATCCTGCATGAATATGTTCACTTCCAGCAGAAAAACAAACCCGAAAAAACCCTGCTCGATCTTTGCATTATGGAAGGAGTGGCAGACTTTATCACCTACCTGATCACCGGCAGGTATACCAACCCTGAAGTTTACCAATACGGCTTTGCGAACGAAGCGGCAATATGGAAGAATTTTACTACTGAAATGACAGGCGAAAACACTGATAACTGGCTGTTCAACACGTATAACGCCCAAACCGGTTACCCTGGCAATCTTGGATATTTTGTTGGATTCAGGATCTGCGAAAGTTATTACCAGCAATCCGCCGATAAAAAGCAGGCGATCAGGGAACTCATGGAAATTCAGGACTTTAATAGCATACTCAGACTAAGTAAATATCCGGGTGGTAGAATTGCCCATTGA
- a CDS encoding PhzF family phenazine biosynthesis protein, which yields MKVEVKIIKAFSIGHSGGNPAGVVVDADNLSREQKQQVAARVGLSETAFVSASRQADVKLDFFTPTRQIAHCGHATIATFTYLKQAGRILNDLSSKETIDGNRSIFFKDGNAYMEQKAPEFLPLEIPMDLILQSLGITEADLIPGQLPMIVNTGNSFLIVPVKDSKVLAGLRPDYDVIASVSSKAGLIGYYVYTPTFDGSLQATTRMFAPYYGIEEESATGMAAGPLAGMLYRLGITEQEEILIEQGRYMQPASPSLIRVHLDLADGKIRRLFAGGHAYVAGVKLVEL from the coding sequence ATGAAAGTTGAAGTAAAGATCATCAAAGCCTTTAGTATAGGGCATTCAGGCGGTAACCCTGCAGGTGTGGTAGTAGATGCCGACAATTTATCCAGAGAACAGAAGCAGCAGGTGGCAGCCAGGGTTGGGCTGTCGGAGACCGCTTTTGTTTCCGCATCCCGCCAGGCCGATGTCAAACTGGACTTCTTCACTCCGACCCGGCAGATTGCGCATTGTGGCCATGCCACCATTGCCACTTTCACTTATTTAAAACAAGCAGGCAGGATATTGAATGATCTTTCTTCGAAGGAAACAATCGATGGCAACAGGTCCATCTTTTTCAAAGATGGTAATGCCTACATGGAGCAGAAAGCTCCTGAATTCCTTCCGTTGGAAATACCAATGGATCTTATCCTGCAATCATTAGGTATCACCGAAGCAGACCTCATCCCCGGTCAGTTGCCCATGATCGTGAATACCGGCAATTCCTTTTTGATCGTGCCGGTAAAGGATAGTAAAGTCCTGGCCGGGCTCAGGCCCGACTATGACGTGATCGCTTCGGTGTCTTCAAAAGCCGGCCTTATTGGCTACTATGTGTATACGCCAACCTTTGATGGTTCGTTACAGGCAACAACCCGGATGTTTGCTCCCTATTATGGTATTGAGGAAGAATCAGCCACCGGCATGGCGGCAGGGCCATTGGCGGGGATGTTGTACCGGTTAGGAATAACCGAACAGGAGGAGATACTCATAGAGCAAGGGCGTTACATGCAGCCTGCTTCACCCAGCCTGATCCGCGTCCACCTGGACCTGGCTGATGGCAAGATCAGGCGCCTCTTTGCCGGGGGCCATGCCTATGTTGCCGGGGTGAAATTGGTGGAGTTGTAG
- a CDS encoding DUF4403 family protein: MRTFISLTVLIAALALTGGGCRNKQKANIPAVVSDTIPVTAPISTFHIPIVYSINEFEDFINKKFRGKFLETVVMPTQNDKDKVKVELSKTGRIEIASNGDRLVLRFPLSVEASVVHSRLNFATKGIKPVQAEVNLNLSTTVDLDAQWQLLTRFSLDKVEWIKPPVLRIAGINFDLTKKIDDALQSKKEDLCKLLNKEINKAVSLRKPVEKIWMDMQKVMVINKKQPRAFLKFNCQAIAGDLELNKKDIICFTEIKAYVAIVSETDLRGRSTPLPGYQRKRIRSVHSDVNVYGFAELNKINPVLKDKLVGKSFSAKGMTASIADIRIYSVDSGLAINAVVRGDLESELVASVRPEYDSINQHFHLRDFQFDVVSSNTLLNMGNALLHDEIQAGVQKQLVMDMDSLIMKVPALIEGAVAKGKTGKAIDVNLGEFKVHSCDIQTDAKRVHLLLHTSFNSDIRIKQINAGRKVMVKPKSQKAKK, encoded by the coding sequence ATGCGAACTTTCATTTCCCTAACAGTACTGATAGCAGCCTTGGCGCTGACTGGGGGTGGATGCAGGAATAAGCAAAAGGCGAATATTCCTGCAGTGGTTAGTGATACCATTCCGGTAACGGCCCCTATTTCAACCTTCCACATTCCAATTGTTTATTCCATTAACGAGTTTGAGGATTTCATTAATAAAAAATTCCGTGGGAAGTTTTTGGAAACTGTTGTTATGCCAACGCAAAATGACAAGGATAAGGTGAAAGTGGAGTTGTCTAAGACTGGAAGGATTGAAATAGCCTCAAACGGGGATCGCTTGGTATTGCGTTTCCCCCTTTCAGTAGAGGCATCAGTTGTGCATAGCCGATTGAATTTTGCGACCAAAGGCATCAAACCGGTTCAGGCTGAAGTCAACTTGAATCTTTCTACTACTGTAGACCTGGATGCACAATGGCAGTTGTTGACCAGGTTTTCCCTTGATAAGGTTGAATGGATAAAGCCTCCGGTATTGCGTATTGCAGGCATCAATTTTGATCTTACGAAAAAGATCGATGATGCCCTTCAGTCGAAGAAAGAGGATTTGTGTAAGCTGCTAAATAAGGAGATCAACAAGGCTGTTTCCCTGAGAAAACCGGTTGAAAAGATCTGGATGGATATGCAAAAAGTGATGGTCATTAATAAAAAGCAACCTCGAGCTTTTCTTAAATTCAATTGCCAGGCTATTGCCGGGGACCTTGAGTTGAATAAAAAGGACATCATTTGTTTCACCGAGATCAAAGCTTATGTGGCAATAGTATCAGAAACGGATTTGCGTGGCAGATCAACCCCCTTGCCAGGGTACCAAAGAAAGAGGATCCGGTCGGTTCATTCAGATGTCAATGTCTATGGTTTTGCAGAATTGAATAAAATAAATCCAGTGTTGAAGGATAAATTGGTTGGGAAATCATTTTCAGCCAAGGGTATGACTGCTTCCATTGCTGACATTAGGATATATTCAGTCGATTCAGGCCTGGCAATAAATGCGGTGGTTCGGGGTGATCTTGAATCAGAACTAGTGGCGAGTGTAAGGCCTGAGTATGATTCGATCAACCAGCATTTTCACCTTAGGGACTTCCAGTTTGATGTTGTTTCTTCAAATACATTACTCAATATGGGGAATGCATTGTTACATGATGAAATCCAGGCGGGGGTCCAGAAGCAATTGGTCATGGACATGGATTCCCTGATCATGAAAGTGCCCGCCCTTATAGAAGGGGCAGTGGCAAAAGGCAAGACAGGGAAAGCCATCGATGTGAACCTTGGTGAATTCAAGGTGCACTCCTGTGATATCCAAACTGATGCCAAGCGGGTTCATTTGCTTCTGCATACCAGTTTTAATTCAGATATTCGGATCAAACAGATCAACGCCGGCAGGAAGGTGATGGTTAAACCCAAATCCCAAAAGGCTAAAAAGTGA
- a CDS encoding penicillin acylase family protein, translating to MKKLLIALLFLLAIVAGAYVFIRFKTAPDYSGSRTLPGLQANVDVHYDNYGVPHIYASNAEDAYAALGYVHAQDRLFQMEMMRRVGTGTLAEFLGPDLVKADKFFRTLGIPKHAAMSAETFLKADSSGQVPEWKKAVLSYIRGVNQFIREDHLPVEYMLLGSKPREFSLYDMHAILGYMSFTFAMTLKTDPLVTKIARELGPDYLKVLSVNTLPEHKKIPVHYPQRDNQGNILSPAASTDSTVSAMLSKLPVPQIMGSNAWVVAPSRTASGKVLFCNDTHIGFAQPSVWFEAHLEYPGYSFYGNHLAGIPFGLLGHTRDHAYGLTMFLNDDMDLYEESFDPANPNQTISGEKRLPVTVRIDTIKVKGAEPIYYTIKETHHGGIMNDVMPELASVTKKPVAVWWVYLKEPSRALEATYTLSHARSMQEAEQGARLIHAPGLNVMYGDSKGNIAWWASARLPIRPGHVNPKLILDGASGKDEPLGWYPFEENPMSINPPSGFVASANNQPDTMHKKVFFPGYYYPGDRYDRIALTLAARKDWNQENIKALQLESINTNHPKNAQVLLAAIDPAKFREDQAILDALKNWKGTHQLDDIAPTLYYKWSYHVLKGMMEDELGEAYFNTFLETFMKIRSLSLLLRTTDSKWWDKKGTPEVETNKQVVEEALAISLKELKEQLGKDSKDWQWRKAVVSVHPHPLGAKKPLDKIFNVRTTPVEANGEAVNKLAFKLNGEGKYTVTSGPALRCIIDFADVDASESILPTGQSGNLFSPHYADQAEMYAKGQYRPQLMNKETILNSAASSISFKPTKP from the coding sequence ATGAAAAAACTACTGATTGCCTTGCTTTTCCTACTGGCTATTGTTGCCGGTGCTTATGTATTCATCCGGTTCAAGACCGCACCCGACTATAGCGGCAGCAGGACGCTTCCCGGACTACAAGCCAATGTTGACGTGCATTACGACAATTATGGCGTTCCGCATATCTATGCTTCCAATGCGGAAGACGCGTATGCGGCCCTGGGTTACGTCCATGCGCAGGACCGCCTCTTCCAGATGGAAATGATGCGCCGTGTGGGCACCGGCACCCTGGCCGAATTCCTCGGGCCCGATCTGGTGAAGGCCGATAAATTCTTCCGCACCCTGGGAATACCCAAACATGCTGCCATGAGTGCGGAGACCTTCCTGAAGGCCGACAGCAGCGGGCAGGTACCTGAATGGAAGAAGGCAGTGCTGTCCTATATCCGTGGGGTCAACCAGTTCATCAGGGAAGACCACCTGCCTGTTGAATATATGCTGCTGGGTTCAAAGCCAAGGGAATTCTCCTTATACGATATGCATGCCATTCTGGGATATATGAGCTTTACCTTCGCCATGACCCTCAAGACCGATCCGCTCGTGACCAAGATCGCACGCGAATTGGGACCGGACTATTTGAAGGTGCTATCCGTAAATACCCTTCCTGAACACAAGAAGATACCCGTTCACTATCCGCAGCGTGATAACCAGGGCAATATCCTTAGTCCTGCAGCCAGCACCGACTCTACCGTTTCGGCCATGCTCAGCAAATTGCCAGTACCCCAGATCATGGGCAGCAATGCATGGGTGGTAGCCCCCAGCCGTACCGCATCGGGCAAGGTATTGTTCTGCAACGATACCCATATCGGTTTCGCCCAGCCATCGGTTTGGTTTGAAGCCCACCTCGAATATCCCGGCTACAGCTTCTATGGTAACCACCTGGCCGGTATCCCCTTCGGATTGCTGGGGCATACCCGGGACCATGCCTATGGACTGACCATGTTCCTGAACGACGATATGGACCTCTATGAAGAAAGCTTCGATCCCGCCAACCCCAACCAGACGATCAGCGGGGAAAAGCGCTTGCCTGTCACCGTTAGAATTGATACCATAAAGGTAAAAGGCGCTGAACCCATCTATTATACTATTAAGGAAACCCATCATGGCGGCATCATGAACGATGTGATGCCGGAATTGGCCAGTGTCACTAAAAAGCCAGTGGCCGTTTGGTGGGTCTACCTGAAAGAGCCTTCCAGGGCTTTGGAAGCCACCTATACACTCAGCCATGCCCGCTCCATGCAGGAAGCAGAGCAAGGCGCAAGGCTTATCCATGCACCCGGACTGAACGTGATGTATGGCGACAGCAAGGGCAATATCGCCTGGTGGGCATCGGCCAGGTTACCGATCCGTCCCGGGCATGTGAACCCCAAGCTCATCCTCGATGGCGCTTCCGGTAAGGATGAACCCCTTGGCTGGTATCCTTTTGAGGAGAACCCCATGAGCATCAATCCGCCTTCAGGATTTGTGGCCTCCGCCAATAACCAGCCGGATACCATGCACAAAAAGGTATTCTTCCCGGGATATTATTACCCGGGCGACCGCTACGACCGCATAGCGCTCACCCTGGCCGCCAGGAAGGACTGGAACCAGGAAAACATCAAAGCGCTGCAACTGGAATCGATCAATACCAACCATCCCAAAAATGCACAGGTATTATTGGCGGCCATCGATCCGGCAAAATTCAGGGAAGACCAGGCCATCCTTGATGCACTGAAGAACTGGAAAGGAACCCATCAACTCGATGATATTGCGCCAACCCTCTATTACAAGTGGAGCTACCATGTATTGAAGGGCATGATGGAGGACGAACTGGGAGAAGCCTATTTCAATACATTCCTGGAAACATTCATGAAGATCAGGAGCCTTTCCTTACTGTTACGCACAACCGATTCGAAATGGTGGGATAAGAAGGGAACCCCTGAAGTGGAAACCAACAAGCAGGTTGTGGAAGAAGCATTGGCCATCTCGCTGAAAGAACTAAAGGAACAATTGGGGAAAGACAGCAAGGATTGGCAATGGCGTAAGGCCGTGGTGTCGGTTCACCCCCATCCATTAGGCGCGAAGAAACCGCTGGATAAAATTTTCAACGTGCGTACCACACCCGTGGAAGCCAATGGGGAGGCAGTCAACAAGCTGGCCTTCAAATTGAACGGGGAAGGCAAATACACCGTGACCAGCGGGCCCGCATTGCGCTGCATCATCGATTTTGCGGATGTTGACGCTTCGGAAAGCATCCTTCCGACCGGCCAGAGCGGCAATCTGTTCAGCCCCCATTATGCCGACCAGGCAGAAATGTATGCGAAAGGGCAGTACCGTCCACAGCTGATGAATAAGGAAACCATCCTGAATTCAGCCGCATCAAGCATCAGTTTCAAACCAACCAAACCATAA
- a CDS encoding nuclear transport factor 2 family protein, translating to MPSRETIIKNYISAYNQSDVTGMLTDLADDIVFENIQNGETTLLQNGIEAFRAQAEQALAYFTERRQTITAIRHEGDRTEIDISYHAVLAMDFPNGLRKGQAIELSGKSIFAFKGDKVIRLTDIS from the coding sequence ATGCCAAGCAGGGAAACCATTATCAAGAACTACATCTCCGCCTATAACCAATCGGATGTCACCGGAATGCTGACGGACCTGGCTGATGATATTGTATTCGAAAACATCCAGAATGGGGAAACCACCCTGCTGCAGAATGGCATTGAAGCCTTCAGGGCACAAGCAGAACAGGCCTTAGCTTATTTCACTGAACGCCGACAGACCATCACGGCGATCAGGCATGAGGGGGATAGAACTGAAATTGATATCAGCTACCATGCGGTATTGGCCATGGATTTTCCCAATGGCCTGCGTAAAGGGCAGGCCATCGAACTGTCCGGAAAATCCATTTTTGCATTCAAGGGGGATAAGGTCATCAGGTTGACAGATATCAGCTAG
- a CDS encoding formylglycine-generating enzyme family protein, whose protein sequence is MQANPTLEVNVEGKLFRMNPVPSGSFEMGGIESEEPHRNRKQRYDRHRHTVHLTQDFYLGETVVTQELWEAVMGSNPSHFRGPKRPVEMVSWDDTSLFIQKLNQQTGLPFRLPTEAEWEYACKAGDNTPNSKQPGSIAWYADNSEGRTHEVMTKEPNMFGLWDLLGNVYQWCQDYYDSYPSSEQVDPIGPVTGQQRVYRGASWATQGLWVNASFRMKNKPDYRSNTIGFRLALSRI, encoded by the coding sequence ATGCAAGCAAACCCAACATTGGAAGTAAACGTGGAAGGCAAACTTTTCAGGATGAACCCTGTTCCATCAGGAAGTTTCGAAATGGGCGGCATCGAGTCTGAAGAACCCCATCGCAACAGAAAGCAGCGATATGACAGGCACCGTCATACCGTTCACCTTACCCAAGACTTCTACCTGGGGGAAACAGTAGTCACCCAGGAATTATGGGAAGCCGTCATGGGGTCCAATCCCTCCCATTTCAGGGGGCCCAAGCGGCCGGTGGAAATGGTCAGTTGGGATGACACTTCCCTTTTCATCCAGAAACTTAACCAACAAACCGGGCTGCCATTCCGGTTGCCAACAGAAGCGGAATGGGAATATGCCTGCAAGGCTGGGGATAATACACCCAACAGCAAACAGCCAGGTAGCATTGCCTGGTATGCCGACAACAGTGAAGGCAGGACACATGAAGTAATGACGAAAGAACCCAACATGTTTGGACTCTGGGACCTGTTGGGAAATGTTTACCAATGGTGCCAGGATTATTATGACAGCTATCCTTCCAGTGAACAGGTTGATCCCATCGGACCGGTTACAGGCCAGCAACGGGTGTACAGGGGCGCCTCATGGGCGACACAGGGTTTATGGGTCAATGCCAGTTTCAGGATGAAAAACAAGCCCGATTACCGGAGCAATACCATTGGCTTCAGGCTGGCACTTTCGCGGATATAA
- a CDS encoding winged helix-turn-helix transcriptional regulator yields the protein MAERKINSSNSLNESWLEERCVLNKVLKLTGKRWVPEILLLVENGQNRFSSLKDNLPGISDNVLSTSLTELTSQGLIHKEIFAEVPLRVEYELTDSGKELARHLHALCQWGKLHIES from the coding sequence ATGGCAGAAAGAAAAATCAACTCCAGCAATTCCCTGAATGAGTCCTGGCTGGAGGAAAGATGTGTGCTCAACAAAGTGCTGAAACTTACAGGTAAACGCTGGGTGCCGGAAATCCTTTTGCTGGTGGAAAATGGACAAAACCGTTTCTCTTCCCTAAAGGACAACCTGCCAGGCATTTCCGATAATGTGCTATCGACCAGCCTGACCGAACTAACGAGCCAGGGGCTTATCCATAAAGAGATCTTTGCAGAAGTTCCGTTAAGGGTGGAGTACGAGTTGACAGATAGTGGGAAGGAATTGGCCCGGCACTTGCACGCACTTTGTCAATGGGGTAAATTACATATCGAATCCTGA